From the Lathyrus oleraceus cultivar Zhongwan6 chromosome 4, CAAS_Psat_ZW6_1.0, whole genome shotgun sequence genome, one window contains:
- the LOC127136817 gene encoding eukaryotic translation initiation factor 4 gamma-like encodes MKRNEIDLTEELRKQGWENYFQRLYGPIYTYLVKELWRIAYSDDHYIVSHVLRVKMVITEKSIANLLNMEKTGGRRIYNINPRAKYMSQEIIPTIFKQNIERNSSKNKLESKSLAEDHSGNYSSSPSIELAHALSAQNKPEPKTNIPSPSEQPPTPPSEPHIETPTENPITHQSKPLTENIPTPLAPTSPTSEPEPTFTTLEEAVALFAESSVEKIRSLSKNSRISDDPSAVRIHWNRVIRWMTYEAFKLKSLSEQVRNDFIREAGERLQDRLVREAEERARREAEEKARLEEKEIAREATEKAIAEAAAAAEAEAKAKPDAEEAAHIAVEEAAEANFDFAPLVLKTLEELQKEQHIMQARLDQQDSVNSNIQNPLTQLLQRMPPPLNP; translated from the exons ATGAAGAGAAACGAGATTGACCTCACTGAGGAATTAAGaaagcaagggtgggaaaactatttTCAAAGACTCTATGGTCCAATCTACACCTATCTGGTCAAGGAATTATGGAGAATTGCATATTCAGACGACCACTACATCGTCTCTCATGTTCTGAGGGTGAAGATGGTTATCACTGAGAAATCCATAGCCAACCTTCTGAATATGGAGAAGACAGGAGGAAGAAGAATTTATaacatcaaccctagggcaaaatacatGTCCCAGGAGATTatcccaacaatcttcaaacaaaATATTGAGCGAAACTCATCTAAGAACAAGCTAGAATCTAAGAGTCTagctgaagatcattctgggaactattcatcatcgcccagcatcgAACTT GCTCACGCCCTCTCCGCCCAAAACAAACCTGAACCAAAAACCAATATTCCTTCACCATCTGAACAACCACCAACACCTCCATCTGAACCACACATAGAAACTCCAACTGAAAACCCCATTACTCATCAATCTAAACCTCTAACTGAAAACATTCCAACACCACTAGCACCTACATCTCCCACCTCTGAACCTGAACCCACTTTTACCACCCTGGAAGAGGCAGTAGCCTTATTTGCTGAGTCTTCAGTAGAGAAGATCAGATCGCTATCTAAAAACTCTAGAATTagtgatgatccctctgcagTGAGGATTCACTGGAATAGAGTGATCAGATGGATGACATATGAGGCTTTCAAGTTGAAAagcctctctgaacaagtccgaAACGACTTCATTAGAGAAGCTGGAGAGAGGTTGCAGGACCGTCTGGTCAGAGAGGCAGAAGAGAGAGCTCGcagagaagctgaagaaaaaGCTCGCCTGGAAGAAAAAGAAATAGCAAGAGAAGCTACAGAAAAGGCCATCGCTGAggctgctgctgctgctgaagctgaagccaaagccaAGCCAGATGCTGAAGAAGCAGCACACATAGCTGTGGAAGAAGCTGCCGAGGCTAACTTTGATTTCGCTCCTCTAGTGTTGAAGACTCTGGAAGAGCTACAGAAAGAGCAACATATTATGCAAGCaagattggatcaacaggactcgGTCAACTCCAACATTCAGAACCCGCTGACTCAGTTGCTTCAGAGGATGCCGCCTCCTCtgaacccttag